TTACTGCTAATTAATGAATGACCGTTTCCATCAACTGTTATACCATCATTTTCGATACTTATGCTATCAGTTAAGTCAATTGTCAATGTACATGTCTTTGTCGCCAAATCCCAAATACCAATCAAACTACAATCCCCGCCTGTTACATCATCTCTTATCCTATAGTAGTCAGCCATTGCAACACTTGCCATGCCAAAAAACAATGCCATAAATGCTAAGCCTATCAATAGCCTTTTCATCTAAGCCCTCCTTATAGACTAAGTTTCAAACATTTAAGCATATCCCCCCCCGATTTTCAAGATAATTTTGTTAATGGCTTGATAAGTTTTATAAATAGCCTTATGAGGAGGAGTGTATAAAGGGGTTTCTTATTCCAGAAAAAATCTATCTCTATTTCAGACAAATATCAAATGCTATTAAATTTATGTATCAATGCTAAAATATTAAATATGTCATTTAAAAGGCAGGACATAGAAAGGCTCTACGGAAGCCCCTTTGTCGATGGAAACAGCATAGAGCTTCTCTGGAAAGGCAGGGAGGCATTCGGAAGGATATTTGACTCTGTAAAAGAGGCTAAGAATTTCATCTGCCTTGAATTCTACATATTCAGAAATGACGACACAGGCATAGAGCTATCCGAAATCCTTAAGGAGAAAGTCAAAGAAGGAGTAGAGGTTTATCTTCTTTATGACTACCTGGGAAGTTTTGGCACTCCAATAAGCTTTTGGAGAGAGCTTAAATCCAGAGGCATAAAGGTCAGGGCATCCCATCCACTCAGATGGACCTCACCTAATGGTTTTATGCACAGGGACCATAGAAAACTTGTAATAATCGATGGACATACGGCATTTACAGGCGGACTTAACATAGCCGATGAATACAGGGGAATCCATCTGAGAAAGAAAGAGCCGTGGAGGGACACAGGCATTGTAATAAAGGGCCCTGAGGTCACTGCACTGCTTAAGACATTCAAAAAGGCATGGATTCAATGGGCTAAAGAACCTGTCGGGTATTCTTCATTGCCTGAAAAGGCAGGAGACCTGCCTGTAATTACCATATTTGCACATTCCTCGAGAGGAAGAAGAAGGATGAGAAGGCTGATTTACTACAGCATCAACCATGCTGAAAAAGACATATGCCTTACAACTGCATACTTCACGCCAAGTAGAAGAATGCTTGAGACATTAGAGATGGCTCAAAAAAGAGGAGTAAGGGTAAGGCTTTTGCTTCCGGGTGAAAGCGATGTGCCTCCTGCACACTATGCAAGCAGGGCATCCTATGAGAGACTTCTTCGGGCAGGTGTCGAGATATATAACTACAAGGGTCAGGTGCTTCATGCAAAAAGCTATATATTCGATTCCTGCTGGAGTATCGTGGGCTCTGCAAATTTAGACTTTCAGTCCTTGAGATGGAACGACGAGGGCAATGTTGGCATACTCGATGAGGGATTTGCAAAGGAGATGATTGACATATTCGAGGACGACCTTGGGCATTCTATCCAGATAATCGAAAAGGACTGGCAGAAAAGACCATTTAAGGAAAAACTTAAAGAAAGGTTTTTCTCTCTCTTTAGAAGATGGCTTTAGTAGGGAAGAAAGAACTTCTGCTCTCGACTATTCCTTTTATTTTGTGTCATAATTTAAGATGATTAAGAAATCTCTTTTGTTCACACTGATAGCTCTATCCCTGCTGTCCTGTAGCCCTGTGCATACTATAAAGGAAAAACCCTCTCCACCAGGGGATGCCTATTACTACTATATCTTAGGATACGAGGCTGAGATAATGGGCGAGTGGGAAAAGGCACTTACCTATTACCAGATGAGCCTTGGTTTTGACCCTGATTCCTCTCACATAAGGACCCAGATAAGCTATATCCTTCTCAGGCTTGGAAGGCTTAGTGAGGCATTGCCCTATGTAGAGGAGACCGTCAGGATGGACCCTGAGCATCTGCCTTCGCTTATGCTTCTTGGACAGCTCTATAATGCCCAGCAAAGAACAGTAGATGCCATAAAGGTCTATGAGAAGGTTATCGAACTGTCGCCTGATGATGACACTTCATACCTTTTACTTGGAGCCCTTTATGCAGGGGAGAAAAGATACGATGATGCACGGGCTATATTGAATGCCCTTCTCAAAAAGGCACCTGACAATGTCTTTGCCTTATATCATTTAGGAACCATAGAGATAGAATTAAAAAACTTCTCCGAGGCAGAGAAACTCTTGAATCAGGTCATCTCGCTCAGACCTAATTTCGATACCGCATACATGGCACTGGGAATTATAAACGAGATGAACGACAATCCCGAACAGGCAAAACTTTATTATGAAAAGGCAATAGAAATAAATCCTCATAATGTGCAGGCACGGCAGAGGCTTGCACAGGTATTCGTAAAGGAAAAAACCATAGACAAGGCAATCGAACAGCTTAAGGAGGCAATTGGCATCGAGCCATCTAATATTAACATCCACAGGTCACTTGCGATTCTGTATATGGAGCAAAAAGAGCCTGATAAAGCTATCATTGAATTCAGGCTGTACCTTGAGGTAAATCCGGAAAATATCGAAATCAGGCTTTACCTTGCGGCTGTCTTAGATGAGATGGAAAGAACAAACGAGGCAGAAGAGGAATTAAAAAATATTCTTTCCATAGACCCTCAAAATATAAATGCACTCTTACACTTAGGTTTCATCCAGACAAAAAATGAACGGTTTGAAGAGGCAATAGATACATATGAAAAGCTCATTGGCATTGACCCCAAAAAAGCCGAAATCTATATTCATCTTGGCTCATTATACATCCAGATGAAAAACTACGCCAAGGCAGAGGCTATCTTAAGCACAGGCATGGGTTTATTTCCCGATAATGCGGACATGAACTTCAATATAGCTGTCCTTTACGAAAAAACAAGCAGGTTCGAGGATATGGTTACCCATCTGAGAAGGGCAATAAACATAGACCCTCAGCATGCAGATGCACTGAATTATCTCGGATATAGCTTTGCAGACAAAGGCATCAACCTCGATGAGGCATTGACGCTCATCAAAAAAGCCATTGAACTAAAACCAGACAGCGGATACATAATTGACAGCTTAGGATGGGTCTACTTCAAGTTAGGCAAACTCGAAGAAGCAATAGAGGAGCTGCAAAAGGCACTCGATACGGTTGGCACAGACCCGGTTATATACGAGCACTTAGGAGATGTTTATTCCGCAAAAAGCATGAAGACAGAAGCCCTTAAGGCATGGTCAAAGGCACTTGAACTTCACGAAAAAGAAGAAGGGCTTAAGATTAGGGTGGAAGAAAAAATAAAGAACCTGAATTTAACCGACCAATAACCAGATGCTCACTCTAAAAGCCCCTGCAAAGATTAACTGGTTTCTATTCGTAAAAGGCAAAAGACAGGACGGCTATCACGACATCCTGAGCCTCGTTCAGTGCATAAGCCTTTATGACTCTCTGACACTCGAGGAATCAGCCCAGACAGACGATATAGAGGTCATAACGGACAGCCCGATTCCATACAGGGAAAACCTCGTCTATAAAGCCGCAATTGCCCTGAAAGAGAGGGCATCTATAGAAAAGGGTGCCCGCATAACCCTTAAAAAAGACATCCCTATCTCAGCTGGTCTTGGCGGTGGAAGCTCTGATGCGGCTTATACCCTCATGGGGCTAAACAAACTATGGAGGCTTTCTCTAAATAAAATGGAGATCTATGAGCTTGCTATCTCTTTAGGCTCTGATGTGCCGTTTTTCCTCGATGGCTATTGTGCCCTAATAGAAGGCAGGGGTGAGAAAGTCACCCCAACTCCGCTTCAGGCATTCCACACACTGCTTCTTTTAAAACCCAATATAGAGGTCTCTTCAAGCTCAGCATATTCCGATTTGGGGTCATTGGAGTTGACAAAGCCTGCGGGAAATATTAAACTTTTAATTCAAATCCTTGATACAGGTGATTTCTCCTCTTTGAAGTCCGTAGCGAGAAACGACCTTGAAAATCCGGTCATAAGGAGACACCCTATTTTAAAGGAGATGAAGGAGAGATTAGAAGAATCAGGGGCAGTTTTCTCGGCAATGAGCGGAAGCGGGCCAACAGTGTTTGGTGTGTTTAACGACCCGAAAGATGCTGAGAGGGCAAGAAATGCTATTCCTGCCCACTGGTCAAGGGTTGTCAGGACATTGGGTGTCTGAGAGTATTAAAAAATTGGCAGGGTCAGAGACCCCCTATGGGGCGTAGACAAACGGCAAGTCAGGAGACTTTGGATCTCCCATTTGGAGGTTCGAATCCTCCCGCCCCAGTGAGGCAGTAGCCTCTGATTGACTAACAGGAGGTAGTTATGCCAGAAGGCATAAAACTTATAGCTGGGAATGCCCATAGAAAACTCGCACAGGATGTTGCAGAGCATCTAAACATCCAGATGTGCGATGCGACTATTACCACATTCAGCGACGGCGAGATAATGCTTCAGATAAACGAAAATGTAAGGGGCTCGGATGTATTCGTATTACAACCCACATGTATGCCTGTAAACGAAAACATAATGGAGCTTCTTCTGATAATCGATGCCTTGAAAAGGGCATCCGCAAGAAGAATAACTGCAGTAATCCCTTACTATGGCTATGCACGACAGGACAGAAAGGTTCAGCCGAGGGTGCCAATATCCTCGAAGTTGGTTGCAAATATCATAACAGCCGCAGGTGCCAATAGAATCCTCACAGTAGACCTTCATGCCTCACAGATACAGGGATTCTTCGATATACCCGTTGACCACCTCTATGCCTCCCCTGTGCTTTTGGATTATATACGAAGATGCGAATTTAAAAACCTCGTTGTGGTCTCCCCTGATGCAGGCGGGGTCGAAAGGGCAAG
This genomic stretch from Nitrospirota bacterium harbors:
- a CDS encoding cardiolipin synthase B, with the translated sequence MSFKRQDIERLYGSPFVDGNSIELLWKGREAFGRIFDSVKEAKNFICLEFYIFRNDDTGIELSEILKEKVKEGVEVYLLYDYLGSFGTPISFWRELKSRGIKVRASHPLRWTSPNGFMHRDHRKLVIIDGHTAFTGGLNIADEYRGIHLRKKEPWRDTGIVIKGPEVTALLKTFKKAWIQWAKEPVGYSSLPEKAGDLPVITIFAHSSRGRRRMRRLIYYSINHAEKDICLTTAYFTPSRRMLETLEMAQKRGVRVRLLLPGESDVPPAHYASRASYERLLRAGVEIYNYKGQVLHAKSYIFDSCWSIVGSANLDFQSLRWNDEGNVGILDEGFAKEMIDIFEDDLGHSIQIIEKDWQKRPFKEKLKERFFSLFRRWL
- a CDS encoding tetratricopeptide repeat protein, whose translation is MIKKSLLFTLIALSLLSCSPVHTIKEKPSPPGDAYYYYILGYEAEIMGEWEKALTYYQMSLGFDPDSSHIRTQISYILLRLGRLSEALPYVEETVRMDPEHLPSLMLLGQLYNAQQRTVDAIKVYEKVIELSPDDDTSYLLLGALYAGEKRYDDARAILNALLKKAPDNVFALYHLGTIEIELKNFSEAEKLLNQVISLRPNFDTAYMALGIINEMNDNPEQAKLYYEKAIEINPHNVQARQRLAQVFVKEKTIDKAIEQLKEAIGIEPSNINIHRSLAILYMEQKEPDKAIIEFRLYLEVNPENIEIRLYLAAVLDEMERTNEAEEELKNILSIDPQNINALLHLGFIQTKNERFEEAIDTYEKLIGIDPKKAEIYIHLGSLYIQMKNYAKAEAILSTGMGLFPDNADMNFNIAVLYEKTSRFEDMVTHLRRAINIDPQHADALNYLGYSFADKGINLDEALTLIKKAIELKPDSGYIIDSLGWVYFKLGKLEEAIEELQKALDTVGTDPVIYEHLGDVYSAKSMKTEALKAWSKALELHEKEEGLKIRVEEKIKNLNLTDQ
- the ispE gene encoding 4-(cytidine 5'-diphospho)-2-C-methyl-D-erythritol kinase, producing the protein MLTLKAPAKINWFLFVKGKRQDGYHDILSLVQCISLYDSLTLEESAQTDDIEVITDSPIPYRENLVYKAAIALKERASIEKGARITLKKDIPISAGLGGGSSDAAYTLMGLNKLWRLSLNKMEIYELAISLGSDVPFFLDGYCALIEGRGEKVTPTPLQAFHTLLLLKPNIEVSSSSAYSDLGSLELTKPAGNIKLLIQILDTGDFSSLKSVARNDLENPVIRRHPILKEMKERLEESGAVFSAMSGSGPTVFGVFNDPKDAERARNAIPAHWSRVVRTLGV
- a CDS encoding ribose-phosphate pyrophosphokinase, with protein sequence MPEGIKLIAGNAHRKLAQDVAEHLNIQMCDATITTFSDGEIMLQINENVRGSDVFVLQPTCMPVNENIMELLLIIDALKRASARRITAVIPYYGYARQDRKVQPRVPISSKLVANIITAAGANRILTVDLHASQIQGFFDIPVDHLYASPVLLDYIRRCEFKNLVVVSPDAGGVERARAFAKKLKTSLAIIDKRRESANVSQIMNVIGEVKSRDTILLDDMIDTAGTIVQAADALKAKGSRKVFAACTHAVLSGPAIERVNNSALEELIVTDTIPFDSKKEKCRKLTVLSIAPLLAEAIKRIHEESSISSLFV